A genomic region of Parambassis ranga chromosome 7, fParRan2.1, whole genome shotgun sequence contains the following coding sequences:
- the LOC114437915 gene encoding zinc finger protein 93-like, protein MSACCVSGCKNRASSGSRLKFYRIPSGYRPFQANRRRLWLQAIQQANGSIEGLKGNVRVCGAHFLSGEASMDHGSTDFVPSVFPKQGPKKRAKWFFGCRKRRRRKVVAEVQASASVENDSELSKDTETPSSPKREKWTKTKTETKVNQPQDMSSLSQTTPTLKIPPGTPELGKMSPIVLLKPVVGPAGGYRCEQCNQTFSGISHLVKHRQQHEEPTLLICEICGQSYTCQTDLSEHQKVHTKEPSFPCNICDRSFTTVHHLKRHKLLHVKDGRKCLKCGVLFCQKHNHILFLPQTVTKVEESDDDSSVTEPHNLDSNLTPNELEPSQVTETGENTQSPETTTPHLPSPNTVATPPTPSNFMPPPPALHTRVLSKMFMPKLTRPPPMLHPPVPQWKYCRTSGVSFSQSPVPDYPASFIQPHLPQHPPLPSSLQLFSPQCLTSALLEVKRNYDYILNKKNAGKWLKAVKEEQAEPVRISPHMPRIKEEKDLRIAYDIEIVI, encoded by the exons ATGTCGGCTTGTTGTGTATCTGGTTGCAAAAATCGAGCTTCTTCGGGCAGCAGACTCAAATTCTACAGGATACCGTCTGGATATCGGCCGTTTCAGGCCAACCGGAGACGTTTATGGCTGCAAGCAATTCAACAAGCGAACGGCAGCATCGAGGGGCTGAAAGGAAACGTTCGTGTTTGTGGCGCTCATTTTCTATCAG gagAAGCGTCCATGGATCACGGCAGCACAGACTTTGTGCCTTCTGTCTTTCCCAAGCAGGGCCCTAAGAAAAGGGCAAAGTG gttttttggGTGTAGAAAAAGGCGTCGCCGTAAAGTCGTTGCAGAGGTTCAGGCTTCTGCTTCAGTGGAAAATGACAGCGAACTTTCAAAAGATACAGAGACACCGTCATCTCCAAAG agagaaaaatggaCTAAGACAAAAACTGAAACCAAAGTAAATCAACCTCAGGACATGTCCAGCCTAAGCCAGACAACGCCAACATTAAAAATTCCACCAGGAACCCCAGAATTAGGCAAAATGAGTCCCATAGTGCTCTTAAAGCCTGTAGTTGGACCAGCTGGTGGCTACAGGTGTGAACAGTGCAACCAGACCTTCAGTGGCATCTCCCATCTtgtaaaacacagacagcagcatgaagAACCAACATTACTTATCTGTGAAATATGTGGACAGAGCTACACATGTCAGACAGATTTGTCAGAACACCAGAAGGTCCACACAAAGGAACCGTCCTTCCCGTGCAATATTTGTGATCGATCTTTCACTACAGTTCACCACCTCAAGCGCCATAAACTGCTTCATGTTAAAGATGGCAGGAAGTGCCTCAAGTGTGGCGTGCTGTTCTGTCAGAAGCACAATCACATTTTGTTCCTGCCACAGACTGTGACTAAAGTGGAAGAGTCTGATGATGATTCCTCTGTCACTGAGCCACACAATTTAGATAGTAATTTGACCCCAAATGAGCTGGAGCCGAGCCAAGTGACAGAAACTGGTGAGAACACTCAGAGTCCGGAGACCACTACACCTCATCTGCCTTCTCCAAATACTGTGGCAACACCTCCAACCCCTAGTAACTTTATGCCCCCACCTCCTGCTTTGCACACCAGAGTCTTATCAAAAATGTTCATGCCGAAGTTAACGAGACCACCTCCCATGCTCCATCCACCTGTTCCACAGTGGAAATACTGCAGGACCTCAGGTGTCTCATTTAGCCAGTCACCGGTGCCTGACTATCCTGCTTCTTTTATTCAGCCCCACCTTCCTCAGCATCCACCTCTCCCATCATCACTGCAGCTCTTTTCACCTCAGTGCCTCACCTCAGCATTACTCGAGGTTAAGAGAAATTATGACTATAttttaaacaagaaaaatgCTGGAAAATGGCTGAAAGCTGTGAAGGAGGAACAAGCAGAGCCAGTCAGGATTTCTCCACACATGCCAAGaatcaaagaagaaaaagatctGAGAATTGCATATGACATTGAGATTGTAATCTGA